A stretch of Lathyrus oleraceus cultivar Zhongwan6 chromosome 6, CAAS_Psat_ZW6_1.0, whole genome shotgun sequence DNA encodes these proteins:
- the LOC127097132 gene encoding probable dolichyl-diphosphooligosaccharide--protein glycosyltransferase subunit 3B, translating to MAFHLNLSPLALWMLTTIIFSLCFATESNEERTSELLSLQSRSSSGIIHLNDQSVARFITSVKTPRPYSLLIFFDAAQLRDKSELRLTELHKEFSIVASSFITNNANHSSLSKLFFCDIDFKESQLTFSQFGVNSLPHIRLVGPNHGLKDSEHMDQGDFSRLAESMAEFVESRTKLTVGTIHRPPLLSRNKIILITVGFLIWLSYFVKKLLTGETLLHDPRVWLAGSVFVYFFSVSGAMHNIIRKMPMFLVDRNDPSKLVFFYQGSGMQLGAEGFTVGFLYTLVGLLLAFMSHGLVKIKSVKVQRVVMIFALLVCFLAVKQVVFLDNWKTGYGIHGYWPSNWNF from the coding sequence ATGGCTTTCCATCTCAATCTCTCACCATTGGCATTATGGATGCTAACCACCATCATCTTCTCCCTCTGCTTCGCTACCGAATCAAACGAAGAACGAACCAGCGAGCTTctatcacttcaatcaagatcCAGTTCCGGAATAATCCATCTCAACGACCAATCCGTCGCTCGTTTCATAACCTCCGTCAAAACCCCAAGACCCTACTCCCTTCTCATCTTCTTCGACGCCGCGCAACTCCGCGACAAATCCGAACTCCGTCTCACGGAGCTTCACAAAGAATTCTCCATCGTCGCTTCTTCCTTCATCACCAACAACGCTAACCATTCGTCTCTCTCAAAACTCTTCTTCTGCGACATCGATTTTAAAGAATCACAACTCACTTTTTCACAATTCGGCGTCAACTCTCTCCCTCACATCCGTCTGGTCGGTCCTAACCACGGACTCAAGGATTCCGAACACATGGATCAAGGTGATTTCTCTCGGCTCGCGGAATCGATGGCTGAATTCGTCGAATCGAGAACTAAGTTAACCGTTGGAACCATTCATCGACCGCCGCTTCTGTCGAGAAACAAAATCATCCTCATTACGGTTGGATTCTTGATCTGGTTATCTTATTTCGTGAAGAAGCTTCTCACTGGTGAAACACTGTTGCATGACCCTAGGGTTTGGTTGGCGGGTTCTGTTTTTGTTTACTTTTTCAGTGTTTCTGGTGCAATGCATAATATTATAAGGAAAATGCCTATGTTTCTTGTGGATCGTAACGATCCTTCGAAGCTTGTGTTTTTCTATCAGGGATCTGGAATGCAGCTTGGTGCTGAGGGTTTTACTGTTGGATTCCTGTATACACTTGTGGGTTTGCTTTTGGCGTTCATGAGCCATGGTCTTGTTAAGATCAAGAGTGTTAAGGTGCAGAGGGTGGTTATGATTTTTGCTCTGTTGGTTTGTTTTTTGGCTGTGAAGCAGGTTGTCTTTTTGGATAATTGGAAGACTGGATATGGGATTCATGGATATTGGCCCTCTAATTGGAACTTTTGA